A window of the Cystobacter fuscus genome harbors these coding sequences:
- a CDS encoding LysR family transcriptional regulator — protein sequence MHRSGLIELETVLAVARHGSFRAAARQLGMSTSAVSSAVAGLEARLKARLFHRTTRSVALTEAGQRYVQRIAPAMAEIRGAGEEINSQPEAPAGTLRINAPGDAVRMIFEPLLLEYLLRHPRMNLDIVSEARMIDIVADGFDAGIRLAEAVPRDMVSVPLSDDLRMVIVGSPAYFAQHGKPRTPDDLAGHAAIRMRLSHGGLYRWELERRGEALEIDLPPRLVLSDPRTAVQAVRAGIGLAFLSEWHLTDDLANGSLVTVLEEWCPPFPGIRLYYPRHRYVPAGLKALVELIREKNTARRAAR from the coding sequence ATGCACCGCTCAGGACTGATCGAACTGGAGACCGTGCTCGCCGTGGCCCGTCACGGCAGCTTCCGCGCCGCCGCCAGACAACTGGGCATGTCCACCTCGGCCGTCAGCAGCGCGGTCGCTGGGCTGGAGGCTCGGCTGAAGGCGCGCCTGTTCCACCGCACCACCCGCAGCGTGGCGTTGACCGAGGCCGGCCAGCGTTACGTGCAGCGCATCGCCCCGGCGATGGCGGAGATCCGCGGCGCCGGTGAGGAAATCAACAGCCAGCCCGAGGCTCCAGCCGGCACGCTGCGAATCAACGCGCCGGGGGATGCGGTGCGGATGATCTTCGAGCCCTTGTTGCTCGAGTACCTGCTCCGTCATCCACGGATGAATCTGGACATCGTCAGTGAGGCCCGGATGATCGACATCGTCGCCGACGGGTTCGACGCCGGCATCCGCCTGGCCGAGGCGGTGCCTCGGGACATGGTCTCCGTGCCGCTCAGCGACGACCTGCGCATGGTCATCGTCGGTTCACCCGCTTATTTCGCGCAACACGGCAAGCCACGGACACCAGACGACCTGGCCGGCCACGCCGCCATCCGCATGCGGCTGTCGCACGGAGGTTTGTATCGCTGGGAATTGGAGCGCCGCGGCGAGGCACTGGAGATCGACCTGCCGCCGCGATTGGTCCTCAGCGATCCGCGCACCGCGGTCCAGGCCGTCCGCGCGGGGATTGGTCTGGCGTTCCTGTCCGAGTGGCACCTCACCGATGACCTGGCCAATGGCAGCCTGGTGACCGTGCTGGAGGAGTGGTGCCCCCCCTTTCCGGGTATTCGCCTGTATTACCCCAGGCACCGGTACGTGCCGGCGGGATTGAAGGCGCTGGTGGAGCTGATCCGAGAGAAGAACACCGCCCGCCGCGCCGCGCGCTGA
- a CDS encoding TetR/AcrR family transcriptional regulator, which produces MSDEMSQERDAQRRAAILQAALECFLQFGHAKTSLDDIAKRANISRPLIYRKFKNKDDIFTAVIEDLFEKRYPRAEQVLTSPGSPRDKLLRVYEILLLEPWDELMGAPMAADLYEVCSRLFPQVEAKHVRMQLKLTQAILENKELSEVFMLAVEGLQSDLPATRVLRRRLQLLVERFVA; this is translated from the coding sequence ATGTCGGATGAAATGAGCCAGGAGCGCGACGCACAACGCCGGGCGGCAATCCTCCAGGCCGCGCTGGAATGCTTCCTCCAGTTCGGCCACGCGAAGACCTCGCTCGACGACATCGCCAAGAGGGCGAACATCTCGCGGCCGCTCATCTACCGGAAGTTCAAGAACAAGGACGACATCTTCACCGCGGTCATCGAGGATCTCTTCGAGAAGCGCTATCCCCGGGCCGAGCAGGTGCTGACCTCGCCCGGCTCTCCGCGGGACAAGCTCCTGCGTGTCTACGAGATCCTCCTGCTCGAGCCGTGGGACGAGCTGATGGGCGCGCCCATGGCGGCCGACTTGTACGAGGTCTGCTCGCGGCTCTTCCCCCAGGTGGAGGCGAAACACGTCCGGATGCAGCTCAAGCTCACGCAGGCCATCCTGGAGAACAAGGAGCTCTCCGAGGTCTTCATGCTCGCGGTGGAGGGACTCCAGTCCGACCTGCCGGCGACGCGTGTGCTGCGCCGCCGCCTGCAACTGCTCGTCGAGCGCTTCGTGGCGTGA
- a CDS encoding MBL fold metallo-hydrolase yields the protein MKIRSRLARAALGTGGMLAVVLAAIAADAWTALGSRASGERRARMERSPQWKDGHFENPQPLWNDWWGSLSAMFKASPDVGPAEPLPFMPGDRRRFETPPATGLRVTWLGHSTTLIELDGHRVLTDPIWSERASPLSWVGPRRWYAPPVALSELPPLDAVVISHDHYDHLDQPTVSAMKDWDTTFVVPLGVGAHLAAWGVPETRIVELDWWEHTRVRGLDITATPARHASGRTGIDKDATLWAGFALHGPEHRAYYSGDTGLFPAMKDIGARLGPFDVTMIEVGQYHSAWPDWHIGPEQAVLAHRMLQGRVLLPVHWGLFTLAAHGWTEPIERVLAAASQGNDTVVVPRPGQSIEPGAPSPLERWWPSLPWDTAARHPIVSTKLD from the coding sequence ATGAAGATCCGCAGCAGACTGGCGCGCGCGGCGCTCGGGACAGGGGGGATGCTGGCCGTCGTCCTGGCCGCCATCGCCGCCGATGCATGGACCGCCCTGGGTTCTCGTGCCAGCGGTGAGCGACGCGCGCGGATGGAGCGCTCGCCGCAATGGAAGGACGGGCACTTCGAGAACCCGCAGCCGCTCTGGAATGACTGGTGGGGCTCGTTGTCGGCCATGTTCAAGGCGAGTCCCGACGTGGGCCCCGCCGAGCCGCTGCCCTTCATGCCCGGCGACCGCCGCCGGTTCGAGACACCGCCGGCCACGGGCCTGCGCGTCACGTGGCTCGGGCACTCCACGACGCTCATCGAGCTCGATGGCCACCGCGTCCTCACCGATCCCATCTGGAGCGAGCGCGCCTCGCCGCTGAGCTGGGTGGGCCCCAGACGGTGGTACGCCCCGCCCGTCGCGCTCTCGGAGCTGCCACCCCTCGACGCGGTCGTCATCTCGCACGACCACTATGATCACCTGGACCAGCCCACCGTCTCGGCCATGAAGGACTGGGACACCACCTTCGTGGTGCCGCTCGGCGTGGGCGCGCACCTGGCCGCGTGGGGCGTGCCCGAGACGCGCATCGTCGAGCTCGACTGGTGGGAGCACACGCGGGTGCGCGGGCTCGACATCACCGCCACCCCGGCGCGCCACGCTTCGGGGAGGACCGGAATCGACAAGGACGCGACGCTGTGGGCCGGCTTCGCGCTCCACGGCCCCGAGCACCGCGCGTACTACTCGGGGGACACCGGGCTGTTCCCGGCCATGAAGGACATTGGCGCGCGCCTGGGGCCCTTCGACGTGACGATGATCGAGGTGGGCCAGTACCACAGCGCCTGGCCCGACTGGCACATCGGACCCGAACAGGCGGTGCTCGCCCACCGGATGCTCCAGGGCCGGGTCCTCCTGCCGGTGCACTGGGGGCTGTTCACGCTCGCCGCCCACGGCTGGACCGAGCCCATCGAGCGCGTGCTCGCGGCGGCCTCGCAGGGCAACGACACGGTCGTCGTGCCCAGACCGGGCCAGAGCATCGAGCCGGGCGCTCCGTCGCCGCTCGAGCGCTGGTGGCCGAGCCTGCCCTGGGACACCGCGGCGCGGCACCCCATCGTTTCCACGAAGCTCGACTGA
- a CDS encoding NAD(P)H-binding protein yields MKVLLFGATGMVGQGVLRECLLDPEVERVLVVGRGQTGQRHEKLTELVHRDFTDFSTVEAELSGYDACFFCLGVSSAGMKEPDYRRVTYDFTLAAARTLARLSPGMTFIYVSGAGTDSSAKGRSMWARVKGETENALFQLPFKAAYMFRPGFIQPMHGVTSKTPLYRAIYRVVEPLSPLLKAVLPGAITTTERVGRAMLRVAKQGAPQRLLENQDINALAAA; encoded by the coding sequence ATGAAGGTTCTTCTCTTTGGCGCGACGGGGATGGTCGGACAGGGCGTGCTGCGCGAGTGCCTGCTCGACCCCGAGGTGGAGCGGGTGCTCGTGGTCGGGCGCGGCCAGACGGGGCAGCGGCACGAGAAGCTCACCGAGCTCGTGCACCGCGACTTCACCGACTTCTCCACGGTGGAGGCGGAGCTTTCGGGCTACGACGCGTGCTTCTTCTGCCTGGGTGTGTCCTCGGCGGGGATGAAGGAGCCGGACTACCGGCGCGTGACGTATGACTTCACGCTCGCGGCGGCGCGCACGTTGGCGCGGCTGAGCCCGGGCATGACGTTCATCTACGTGTCGGGCGCCGGCACCGACAGCTCCGCGAAGGGCCGCTCCATGTGGGCGCGCGTCAAGGGCGAGACCGAGAACGCGTTGTTCCAACTGCCCTTCAAGGCCGCGTACATGTTCCGTCCGGGGTTCATCCAGCCGATGCACGGTGTGACGTCGAAGACGCCGCTGTACCGGGCCATCTACCGGGTGGTGGAACCCCTCTCGCCCCTCTTGAAGGCAGTCCTTCCCGGGGCCATCACGACGACCGAGCGGGTCGGACGCGCGATGCTCCGGGTGGCGAAGCAGGGGGCGCCCCAGCGTCTGCTCGAGAACCAGGACATCAACGCCCTCGCCGCGGCCTGA
- a CDS encoding aldo/keto reductase → MTTRRQFLSTLASSAGVLATAPAFTHAAQAAAPAARAGTLPRNPSETTGRHYRPRYRFGLGGVPLAGAFKPTPNTDAQGALAAAWAGGVRYFDTSPWYGIGRSERRMGQFLSEQKRDEFILSTKVGRLLKAGNPPDSKVWPEPPPFHRVYDYTADGVRRSIEDSLQRLGVERIDMVFIHDLSPDNRDMGERWTEYFDIALKGAMPELIRMREEGLIKAWGLGVNAIEPALRTLRESDPDIFLSATQYTLVRHEDSLNRLQPACAERGVSIVVGSPLNVGFLAGVERIDYLGTITDELRNRRARLDAIARRYRIDLRTAALQFASAPQTVSAVLVGARTARQIQEDIASMQVKIPADFWAELKKEKLIAEHAPVPA, encoded by the coding sequence ATGACCACACGCCGTCAGTTTCTTTCGACCCTCGCCAGCAGCGCTGGTGTTCTGGCGACCGCCCCCGCGTTCACGCACGCGGCGCAGGCCGCCGCACCAGCCGCGCGGGCGGGAACCCTGCCTCGGAATCCGTCGGAGACCACCGGCCGTCACTACCGCCCGCGCTACCGCTTCGGGCTGGGTGGCGTGCCGCTCGCCGGTGCGTTCAAGCCCACCCCGAACACCGATGCGCAGGGCGCACTGGCGGCGGCGTGGGCAGGCGGCGTGCGCTACTTCGATACCTCGCCCTGGTACGGCATCGGCCGTAGCGAGCGGCGCATGGGGCAGTTCCTATCCGAGCAGAAGCGTGACGAATTCATCCTCTCGACCAAGGTCGGCCGCCTGCTCAAGGCGGGCAATCCTCCCGACAGCAAGGTCTGGCCCGAGCCGCCGCCGTTCCACCGGGTCTACGACTACACCGCGGATGGGGTGCGGCGATCGATCGAAGACAGCCTGCAGCGGCTGGGCGTGGAGCGGATCGACATGGTGTTCATCCACGATCTGTCGCCGGACAACCGCGACATGGGCGAGCGCTGGACCGAGTACTTCGACATCGCGCTCAAGGGCGCGATGCCGGAGTTGATCCGCATGCGAGAGGAGGGGCTGATCAAGGCCTGGGGCCTCGGCGTCAACGCGATCGAGCCGGCGCTGCGCACCTTGAGGGAAAGCGACCCGGACATCTTCCTGTCGGCCACCCAGTACACGCTGGTGCGCCACGAGGACTCGCTGAACCGCTTGCAGCCGGCCTGCGCCGAGCGTGGCGTGTCGATCGTCGTGGGTTCTCCGCTCAATGTCGGCTTCCTGGCCGGCGTGGAGCGCATCGACTACCTGGGGACGATCACCGACGAGCTGCGCAACCGGCGCGCACGGCTGGACGCGATCGCCCGCCGCTACCGCATCGATCTGCGCACCGCCGCATTGCAGTTCGCCTCGGCGCCGCAAACCGTGTCGGCGGTGTTGGTGGGGGCGCGCACGGCGCGGCAGATCCAGGAGGACATCGCGTCCATGCAGGTGAAGATTCCGGCCGATTTCTGGGCCGAGCTGAAGAAGGAGAAGCTGATCGCGGAGCACGCGCCGGTTCCCGCCTGA
- a CDS encoding RibD family protein: MDKSKRPHVICHMVPSVDGRIVTSGWKLPPGSLAEYERTAETFEADAWIIGRVSMEPYAGKSKVPARKQSDPIPRKDFVARRDADSYAIALDPSGKLTWKTSDIDGEHVVTILGEGVSDDYLAFLRERGVSYLFGGKTRLNLKRVLQKLRKEFGIKTLLLEGGGKINGSFLAAGLIDELSVLVAPVADGGVGLPSLFDAREGRGPARKLKLLSVEQRKGDLAWLRYKVVG; the protein is encoded by the coding sequence ATGGACAAGAGCAAGCGGCCCCACGTCATCTGCCACATGGTGCCTTCCGTGGATGGCCGGATCGTGACCTCGGGCTGGAAGCTCCCGCCAGGAAGCCTGGCGGAGTACGAGCGCACCGCGGAGACCTTCGAAGCGGACGCGTGGATCATCGGTCGCGTCTCGATGGAGCCCTACGCGGGCAAGTCGAAGGTGCCCGCTCGCAAGCAATCCGACCCCATCCCACGCAAGGACTTCGTTGCCCGGCGCGATGCGGACTCGTACGCGATTGCCCTGGACCCGTCCGGCAAGCTCACCTGGAAGACCAGCGACATCGATGGGGAGCACGTCGTCACCATCCTCGGCGAGGGGGTTTCGGACGATTACCTGGCCTTCCTGCGGGAGCGAGGAGTCTCGTACCTCTTCGGAGGCAAGACGCGGCTGAACCTCAAGCGGGTCCTCCAGAAGCTCCGCAAGGAGTTCGGCATCAAGACGCTGCTTCTCGAGGGCGGAGGGAAGATCAACGGCTCCTTCCTCGCGGCGGGACTCATCGACGAGCTCAGCGTGCTGGTCGCCCCGGTCGCGGATGGAGGGGTCGGTCTTCCCTCGCTGTTCGATGCACGGGAAGGCCGGGGCCCCGCGCGCAAGCTCAAGCTGTTGTCCGTCGAGCAGCGCAAGGGAGATCTCGCCTGGTTGCGCTACAAGGTTGTCGGTTAA
- a CDS encoding alpha/beta fold hydrolase has product MTDIRHRTVKTNGIHLHIAEAGEGPLVLLLHGWPESWYSWRHQLPMLAAAGYHAVAPDVRGYGRSDKPRELEAYSMKNLLADHVGLLDALGEKTAVVVGHDWGSAMAWTSAALYPDRYRAVVGMSVPYLGRSPMPPTKLFKSMFGENWFYILYFQEPGVAEAEFEADIPRTMRTILAGIPGFDSKAEVVRAKKKGDKFLTGLDTPGTLPAWLTEEDVAYFAKEFAGSGFRGGLNRYRNMDRDWEELPELATVKIEQPALFIIGEKDPVRAVSPIDRMKPLVPNLEEVLVIPGAGHWIQQERAAEVNAALLAFLKALPT; this is encoded by the coding sequence ATGACTGACATCAGACACCGCACGGTCAAGACGAACGGCATCCACCTCCACATCGCCGAGGCGGGTGAAGGCCCCCTCGTGCTGCTGCTCCACGGCTGGCCAGAGTCCTGGTACTCCTGGCGCCACCAGCTCCCGATGCTCGCGGCCGCCGGCTACCACGCGGTCGCGCCCGATGTCCGCGGCTACGGTCGCAGCGACAAGCCGCGGGAGCTCGAGGCGTACAGCATGAAGAACCTGCTCGCCGATCATGTCGGCCTGCTCGATGCCCTCGGGGAGAAGACCGCCGTCGTCGTCGGCCACGACTGGGGCTCGGCGATGGCGTGGACCAGCGCCGCGCTCTACCCCGACCGCTACCGGGCCGTCGTCGGCATGAGCGTGCCGTACCTCGGCCGCTCACCCATGCCTCCAACGAAGCTCTTCAAGAGCATGTTCGGAGAGAATTGGTTCTACATCCTCTACTTCCAGGAGCCTGGCGTCGCGGAGGCGGAGTTCGAAGCGGACATCCCGAGGACGATGCGCACGATCCTCGCCGGCATCCCCGGTTTCGATTCGAAGGCCGAGGTCGTGCGGGCCAAGAAGAAGGGCGACAAGTTCCTCACGGGCCTCGACACCCCCGGCACGCTCCCGGCCTGGCTCACTGAAGAGGATGTGGCGTATTTCGCCAAGGAGTTCGCGGGCAGCGGCTTCCGTGGAGGGCTCAACCGCTATCGCAACATGGACCGCGACTGGGAGGAATTGCCGGAACTCGCGACGGTCAAGATCGAGCAACCCGCGCTCTTCATCATCGGAGAAAAGGACCCGGTGCGCGCGGTGTCCCCGATTGATCGGATGAAACCGCTGGTGCCCAACCTCGAGGAGGTGCTCGTCATTCCCGGTGCGGGTCATTGGATCCAGCAAGAGCGCGCGGCCGAGGTCAACGCGGCGCTGCTGGCCTTCCTGAAGGCGCTGCCCACCTGA
- a CDS encoding endo-1,4-beta-xylanase, which translates to MRNKSALKVLQTFLASCLILLLFSSPAAHAQNSLLLQTDFEDGTAQGWTGRGGVETLAVVPEAARGGSYGLRVGDRKQSWHGPTLDVTALMEPGQTYVFTGWIKLPQAAPNTTVSMTMQRRTPSTTYYERMYFDTATSSGWVRFQAQYKLLEAADNLSVYFEAPDNLALVFYIDDFRLEKLPDLGPVVIEEGIPSLKDVFAEDFLVGSAFSNSELLTEADRKLLAKHFNSTTPGNVLKWDSTEPQEGVFNFSGSDAAVQFAVDNGLRIRGHTLVWHSQTPDWVFRDASGNLASKELLFQRMKTHINAVMGRYKGKIYAWDVVNEVFDAAQPDGLRRSPWYQIAGEEFIEKAFLFAREADPNAVLFINDYNTHESGKSQAMYNLVKRLKAKGIPIDGVGHQTHVSLYYPTVQEIESSIVKFADLGVETHITELDVSVYSSSSQRYDTFPEELKQKQAALYKQLFDVFRRHKNLITSVTVWGKDDGNTWLRTFPVARNDWPLLFDERLQSKPAYWAIVNTPVPPTGNLELQYRTADTQSGDNGLRPHFKIKNNGGESVTLSELTIRYWFTVDGEKPLAFYCDYARIGQANVIGRHVKMSAGKARADHYLEITFDSAAGGIPAGGDSGVIETRSHKVDWSNFDESNDYSFDPSKTSYTPWAGVTLYRNGQLVWGTEP; encoded by the coding sequence ATGAGGAACAAGTCCGCGCTGAAAGTGCTTCAGACGTTCCTGGCGTCATGCTTGATTCTGCTGCTCTTCTCGTCGCCTGCCGCTCACGCGCAAAACAGCCTGCTTCTCCAGACTGATTTCGAAGATGGAACAGCGCAAGGCTGGACGGGGCGCGGGGGGGTGGAAACGTTGGCGGTGGTGCCGGAAGCGGCCCGTGGCGGCTCGTACGGCTTGAGGGTAGGGGATCGCAAGCAATCGTGGCACGGCCCGACGTTGGATGTCACGGCGCTCATGGAGCCGGGCCAGACCTACGTGTTCACGGGGTGGATCAAGCTTCCTCAGGCGGCCCCGAACACCACCGTCTCCATGACGATGCAGCGCAGGACGCCGAGCACCACCTATTACGAGAGGATGTACTTCGATACGGCCACGTCCAGCGGCTGGGTGAGGTTTCAGGCCCAGTACAAGCTCCTCGAGGCGGCGGACAATCTGTCCGTCTACTTCGAAGCGCCAGACAATCTCGCACTGGTGTTCTACATCGACGATTTCCGCCTGGAGAAGCTGCCTGATCTCGGGCCCGTGGTCATCGAGGAAGGCATCCCCTCGCTCAAGGACGTCTTCGCCGAGGACTTCCTGGTCGGATCCGCGTTCTCCAACAGTGAGCTCCTGACGGAAGCGGACAGGAAGCTCCTCGCCAAGCACTTCAACAGCACGACACCGGGCAACGTCCTGAAGTGGGACAGCACGGAGCCGCAGGAGGGAGTGTTCAACTTCAGCGGCTCGGATGCCGCCGTTCAGTTCGCGGTCGACAACGGGCTGCGGATCCGGGGGCATACGCTGGTCTGGCATTCACAAACGCCGGACTGGGTGTTCCGTGATGCGAGCGGGAACCTGGCGAGCAAGGAGCTCTTGTTCCAGCGGATGAAGACGCACATCAACGCGGTCATGGGCCGCTACAAGGGCAAGATCTACGCCTGGGACGTGGTCAACGAGGTCTTCGATGCCGCGCAGCCCGACGGCTTGCGTCGCAGCCCGTGGTACCAGATCGCGGGGGAGGAGTTCATCGAGAAGGCGTTCCTGTTCGCCCGCGAGGCGGACCCGAATGCGGTGTTGTTCATCAACGACTACAACACACACGAGTCAGGCAAGAGCCAGGCCATGTACAACCTGGTCAAGCGGTTGAAGGCCAAGGGCATTCCGATTGACGGCGTTGGACACCAGACGCACGTCAGCCTCTACTATCCGACGGTTCAGGAGATCGAAAGCTCCATCGTCAAGTTCGCCGACCTGGGGGTCGAAACGCATATCACCGAGCTGGACGTGAGCGTGTACTCCTCCTCTTCGCAGCGGTATGACACGTTCCCGGAGGAGCTGAAGCAGAAGCAGGCTGCTCTCTACAAGCAACTGTTCGACGTTTTCAGGAGACACAAGAACCTGATCACCAGCGTCACGGTGTGGGGCAAGGATGATGGCAACACCTGGCTGCGAACCTTCCCGGTGGCCCGCAATGATTGGCCCCTCCTGTTCGATGAGCGTCTGCAGTCCAAACCGGCCTACTGGGCCATCGTGAACACGCCCGTTCCACCCACGGGCAACCTCGAGCTGCAATACCGCACGGCGGACACCCAGTCGGGCGATAACGGCTTGAGGCCGCACTTCAAGATCAAGAACAACGGCGGAGAGTCCGTGACGCTGAGCGAGCTGACCATCCGCTATTGGTTCACGGTGGATGGAGAGAAGCCGCTTGCCTTCTACTGTGATTATGCGCGCATCGGTCAGGCGAACGTCATCGGCAGGCATGTGAAGATGAGCGCGGGGAAGGCGAGGGCGGACCATTATCTGGAGATCACCTTCGACTCCGCTGCTGGCGGTATTCCGGCGGGTGGCGACTCGGGGGTCATCGAAACCCGCAGCCACAAGGTCGATTGGTCGAACTTCGACGAATCCAATGACTACTCCTTCGATCCATCCAAGACCTCGTACACCCCTTGGGCGGGCGTGACGCTCTACCGGAACGGCCAGCTCGTCTGGGGGACCGAGCCGTGA
- a CDS encoding molybdopterin oxidoreductase family protein → MHLTRRELLHYFGATAATGLLGPGCIGWTREEAIPVDSWHKSVCRFCGSGCETRVGLRAGKVVKVEGLQEGWNRGRLCIKGLLNREILYVSDRAHYPMVRKNGQLERVSWDEALDAAAAGFREAMAQGGPDAVAFYGSGQLFTQESYTANKLFKGGLGTNNVDGNPRLCMASAAFGYKSVFGADEPSGCYDDIEHATLFFVIGANMAECHPVVWERVRDRLRTEPQARVIVVDPRRTPTARDATLHLQIRPGTDVALLNAMAYELLRTGLVDPAFINDFVTFRRGTADSPPLTLEDFRAFLEDYAPEKVANLCGLSSAEIREAARLFGISQAALSFWTMGLNQQTHGVAANRMMMALHLLTGQIGRPGTGPFSLTGQTNAGGGVRDTGSLAHALPAGRVVTKAHDRQDMERLWGLPEGRISPNPGLSAVPLFEAMREGRVRAALVMATNPARSLPNADRYRVGMEKAFLVVSDSIFPTDTARYADVFLPAAMWAEKEGVLSQSERRYHLVEKLVEPPGEARSDLDILVALGERLGHGALLKARTPEAVWDEWRRVSAGTTYDFSGMTYARLKALPGLTWPCPTEQHPGTCRRYVPGEDPLAKKEGRIDFYARPDGRAVVYLSEQGPFRESLTSDYPMTLTTGRRLEHWHTATLTGRIAQLKGIDIDYLEIHPGDAAVMGVKEGELVQVTSARGTVRLKALPSMRVRPGVVFALMHSMEHLVNAATSDYLDPTSAQPEYKLAAVRVERVKEGT, encoded by the coding sequence ATGCATCTGACGAGGCGAGAACTCCTCCACTATTTCGGCGCGACGGCGGCCACGGGACTGCTCGGTCCCGGATGCATCGGCTGGACGCGCGAGGAGGCCATCCCGGTCGATTCCTGGCACAAGAGCGTGTGCCGCTTCTGCGGCTCGGGCTGCGAGACGCGGGTGGGCCTGCGCGCCGGGAAGGTGGTGAAGGTCGAGGGACTCCAGGAAGGGTGGAACCGGGGTCGGCTGTGCATCAAGGGCCTGCTCAACCGGGAGATCCTCTACGTCTCGGACCGGGCGCACTACCCCATGGTGCGCAAGAACGGGCAGCTCGAGCGCGTCTCCTGGGACGAGGCGCTCGACGCGGCGGCCGCCGGCTTCCGCGAGGCCATGGCCCAGGGTGGACCGGACGCGGTGGCCTTCTACGGCTCGGGGCAGCTCTTCACCCAGGAGAGCTACACCGCCAACAAGCTCTTCAAGGGAGGCCTCGGGACGAACAACGTCGATGGCAACCCGCGCCTGTGCATGGCCTCGGCGGCGTTTGGCTACAAGTCCGTGTTCGGCGCGGACGAGCCCTCGGGCTGCTACGACGACATCGAGCACGCCACGCTCTTCTTCGTCATCGGCGCCAACATGGCCGAGTGCCACCCGGTCGTCTGGGAGCGCGTGCGCGACCGCCTCCGCACCGAGCCCCAGGCGCGCGTCATCGTGGTGGACCCGAGGCGCACGCCCACCGCTCGCGACGCCACGCTGCACCTGCAGATCCGTCCCGGCACGGACGTGGCCCTGCTCAACGCCATGGCGTACGAGCTGCTGCGCACCGGGCTCGTGGACCCGGCCTTCATCAACGACTTCGTCACCTTCCGCCGGGGCACGGCGGACTCGCCGCCGCTCACCCTGGAGGACTTCCGCGCGTTCCTCGAGGACTACGCGCCGGAGAAGGTGGCCAACCTGTGCGGCCTGTCCTCGGCGGAGATCCGCGAGGCCGCGCGCCTCTTCGGCATCTCCCAGGCGGCGTTGAGCTTCTGGACCATGGGGCTCAATCAGCAGACGCACGGAGTGGCGGCCAACCGGATGATGATGGCGCTGCATCTGCTCACCGGGCAGATCGGACGCCCCGGGACCGGGCCCTTCTCGCTGACGGGCCAGACCAACGCGGGAGGTGGCGTGCGCGACACGGGCTCGCTGGCGCACGCGCTGCCCGCCGGACGGGTCGTCACCAAGGCGCATGACCGCCAGGACATGGAACGGCTGTGGGGCCTGCCCGAGGGCCGCATCTCGCCCAACCCGGGCCTGTCCGCCGTGCCGCTCTTCGAGGCCATGCGCGAGGGCAGGGTGCGCGCGGCACTGGTGATGGCCACCAACCCGGCGCGCTCGCTGCCCAACGCGGATCGCTACCGCGTGGGCATGGAGAAGGCCTTCCTCGTCGTCAGCGACTCCATCTTCCCCACCGACACCGCGCGCTACGCCGACGTCTTCCTCCCCGCGGCCATGTGGGCGGAGAAGGAGGGGGTCCTCTCGCAGTCCGAGCGCCGCTACCACCTGGTGGAGAAGCTGGTGGAGCCCCCGGGCGAGGCGCGCTCGGACCTGGACATCCTCGTGGCGCTCGGCGAGCGGCTCGGCCATGGCGCGCTGTTGAAGGCCCGCACGCCCGAGGCCGTCTGGGACGAGTGGCGGAGGGTGTCGGCCGGCACCACCTACGACTTCAGCGGCATGACCTACGCGCGGCTGAAGGCGCTGCCGGGCCTCACCTGGCCCTGTCCCACCGAGCAACACCCGGGCACCTGCCGCCGCTATGTGCCGGGGGAGGATCCGCTGGCGAAGAAGGAGGGGCGCATCGACTTCTATGCCCGGCCGGACGGGCGCGCCGTCGTCTATCTCTCCGAGCAGGGCCCCTTCCGGGAGAGCCTCACGAGCGACTACCCGATGACGCTGACCACCGGGCGCCGGTTGGAGCACTGGCACACCGCCACCCTCACGGGGCGGATTGCCCAACTGAAGGGCATCGACATCGACTACCTCGAAATCCACCCCGGCGACGCGGCGGTGATGGGCGTGAAGGAGGGGGAGCTGGTGCAGGTGACGAGCGCGCGCGGCACGGTGCGGCTCAAGGCGCTGCCCAGCATGCGGGTGAGGCCCGGCGTGGTGTTCGCGCTCATGCACTCGATGGAGCACCTGGTGAACGCGGCGACGAGCGATTACCTGGATCCCACCTCCGCCCAGCCCGAGTACAAGCTGGCCGCGGTGCGGGTGGAGCGCGTGAAGGAGGGCACGTGA